The following coding sequences are from one Treponema parvum window:
- a CDS encoding PrsW family glutamic-type intramembrane protease yields the protein MNVLAPIALCFVMYVAIFIIFAVLVPSLKIRHELWASFLGLLAVLPTAFTEYVVLSLPIFTAHTFFTVLITALVFNGLIEESLKMIFMLLLPYKKLKLPAFFACSVLCGLVFGSFESVIYMLVYLQKISSGGIGVVYKLILIRMFTAVIIHTFCAGLSGLYIWSFRKKASNITSFIFAVLFHGLYNFFAGNSGLLYWFIIPVILFAIVECRIRYLVVSEKKTRTKKAKSI from the coding sequence ATGAACGTTTTGGCTCCTATCGCCCTTTGCTTTGTAATGTATGTTGCGATTTTTATCATATTCGCAGTTCTTGTTCCCTCTTTAAAAATCCGCCATGAGCTTTGGGCTTCTTTTCTCGGGCTGCTTGCGGTTTTGCCTACTGCCTTTACGGAATATGTTGTTCTCAGCCTGCCCATCTTTACGGCTCATACGTTTTTTACGGTTTTGATAACGGCTCTCGTCTTTAACGGCTTGATCGAAGAAAGCCTTAAGATGATCTTTATGCTCCTGCTCCCTTATAAAAAGCTGAAATTACCGGCGTTTTTTGCCTGTTCCGTCTTATGCGGGCTTGTTTTCGGCAGCTTTGAGTCGGTGATTTACATGCTGGTCTATCTGCAAAAAATATCTTCAGGCGGAATCGGCGTAGTGTACAAGCTTATACTGATAAGGATGTTTACAGCCGTAATCATACACACGTTTTGCGCAGGACTTTCAGGCCTATATATCTGGTCGTTCCGCAAAAAAGCTTCGAATATTACGTCCTTTATTTTTGCAGTGTTGTTTCACGGATTATATAATTTTTTTGCCGGCAACTCAGGACTTCTTTACTGGTTTATCATACCGGTGATTCTTTTTGCGATCGTCGAATGCCGCATCCGCTATTTGGTCGTAAGCGAAAAAAAGACACGAACAAAAAAAGCGAAATCGATTTAA
- a CDS encoding shikimate kinase, with protein MFCLTRSVVLMGIKHCGKSTQGKLLSKYFNCPFFDTDDQILKIRGMSARKIYLEKGEDEFKKAEADACKEICKNIVFCPAVIATGGGVCDNDPALETLRSSGGLFVFLNVTEKTAFDRILKEAVFENGKIKNIPAYIAKKSPHTEEDVRTIFHGFYKCRNDKYASLADLTLSLSFRSANENSKKLVSLLLVAGAAAPSATT; from the coding sequence ATGTTCTGCCTCACAAGATCCGTCGTTCTCATGGGAATAAAACACTGCGGAAAATCGACACAGGGAAAACTTCTTTCAAAATATTTTAACTGCCCTTTTTTCGATACAGACGATCAGATACTGAAAATCCGCGGCATGTCCGCAAGAAAAATATACTTGGAAAAGGGCGAAGACGAATTTAAAAAAGCGGAAGCCGACGCATGCAAAGAGATATGCAAAAACATTGTCTTTTGCCCTGCCGTAATTGCGACGGGAGGAGGAGTTTGCGACAACGATCCTGCTTTGGAAACGCTGCGTTCGTCAGGCGGACTTTTCGTATTTTTAAACGTCACCGAAAAAACCGCTTTCGACAGGATATTAAAAGAAGCGGTTTTTGAAAACGGCAAAATAAAAAACATTCCCGCCTACATAGCAAAAAAAAGTCCGCACACCGAAGAAGATGTACGGACAATTTTCCATGGTTTTTATAAATGCAGGAACGATAAATACGCGTCCCTTGCGGATCTTACGCTCTCTTTGAGTTTTCGTTCTGCAAACGAAAACTCAAAAAAGCTCGTTTCCCTGCTACTCGTCGCAGGAGCCGCCGCACCCTCCGCAACTACCTGA
- a CDS encoding FKBP-type peptidyl-prolyl cis-trans isomerase, with protein sequence MTITKNKVVGIDYTLKDETGAVIDSSKDSSPLEYVHGTGKIISGLEALLEGKSEGDSFSAVIEPKDGYGEYDKSLLIEVPRKNFDEGTEIKEGMKFQASSPGGPSVVTVKKVTDDVITIDANHELAGKQLHFDVKVISVRDATKEDMEPLSGCGGGCSGCSGSCGGCGGSCDE encoded by the coding sequence ATGACTATAACAAAAAACAAAGTTGTCGGCATCGACTATACTTTAAAAGATGAAACGGGCGCCGTCATAGATTCATCAAAAGACTCAAGCCCTCTTGAATATGTTCACGGCACGGGAAAGATTATTTCCGGCCTAGAGGCTCTTCTTGAAGGAAAATCCGAAGGCGATTCTTTTAGCGCCGTGATCGAACCGAAAGACGGATACGGAGAATACGACAAGTCTCTGCTTATAGAGGTTCCCCGAAAAAATTTCGATGAAGGGACGGAAATCAAAGAGGGAATGAAGTTTCAGGCTTCAAGCCCCGGAGGACCTTCCGTCGTCACGGTAAAAAAAGTTACGGATGACGTAATTACGATAGACGCAAACCATGAATTAGCCGGTAAGCAGTTGCATTTTGACGTAAAGGTCATAAGCGTTCGCGACGCGACAAAGGAAGACATGGAACCGCTTTCAGGCTGCGGCGGAGGCTGCTCCGGATGTTCAGGTAGTTGCGGAGGGTGCGGCGGCTCCTGCGACGAGTAG
- a CDS encoding NifU family protein — translation MENSKENPLEKSVKEALDKFRPYLQSEGGDMEYLSLDDENRVHIRLVGACGSCPMSTMTLKMGIEEFLKDAVPEVKEVVQEF, via the coding sequence ATGGAAAACAGTAAAGAAAATCCGCTTGAAAAATCCGTAAAGGAAGCATTAGATAAATTTCGTCCCTACTTGCAGTCGGAAGGCGGCGACATGGAATACTTGTCTCTCGATGACGAAAATCGTGTGCACATACGCTTGGTAGGCGCCTGCGGTTCTTGCCCCATGTCCACCATGACTTTAAAAATGGGAATAGAAGAATTCTTAAAAGATGCAGTTCCTGAAGTAAAGGAAGTTGTACAGGAATTTTAA
- a CDS encoding flagellar assembly lytic transglycosylase has protein sequence MACLISKTVRFLVFSLIFSTLSCSSESGKLQKQYGKDSYYFQGLKSIEKNDVKNAERFFRKGIKEGSKYTARLCAEELTRFGNIQERIASCEYLAKKFPDDRSLILLASSLNEGKEFSKLIAVTDDLDIRTCSNVLAFQRLAAMREKQDLRYEDTVYKWFVLRQYTQEHFRFFKENPLAVSDENKKNILLFRTAVFTQNYQFAYKQIKEISSLIKDTISNGEDPRFIRQLISDMGKACLFGSEIGSFIAQASLFDDFAILSASKGDSETAFYAWFYAARLYEKAGGHHTLASDRYLKAMEASVTGNQYDNALWYLLNLDLGISTDKAIQRLETYCTKWNDPEYFSDLFYTMSVLLLSGHKLSDFYKVYTIIKDVADEDVCAKYAYLSARLIETKLIESAADQKTEEDIQKLFRAALKGGSVSYYKLLAAERLNLSGQELENALFSLKRRDSFDADKDAENLLLGYASYGFPQKIYSAWEQFYLQRIPLGTDCLLSVSSFINKCSGQIPGNLYKSLRIASIAVNESDRILSKKDLKEAYPQNYSDLVFDACKEFSLDEGVLYALIRSESFFDPDIRSSAGAVGLTQLMHSTGQDIANRLKVKEYDLTDPQTSVRFGAYYLSNLIGRLDSSILLAAFAYNSGISRVRRWVSNSKKELEISKTLPMDLFLETIPFSETREYGRKIVFAAAIYGWLYYDITPGETIRKIMK, from the coding sequence GTGGCATGCCTCATAAGCAAAACGGTAAGATTTCTTGTTTTTTCGTTAATTTTTTCAACTCTGTCTTGCAGTTCCGAGAGCGGGAAGCTGCAAAAACAATACGGAAAAGATTCTTATTATTTTCAGGGACTTAAAAGCATTGAAAAAAACGACGTAAAAAATGCGGAGCGTTTTTTCAGAAAAGGAATAAAAGAGGGAAGCAAATATACCGCCCGCCTCTGCGCTGAAGAATTGACAAGGTTCGGGAACATACAGGAGCGTATCGCTTCCTGTGAATATCTTGCAAAAAAATTCCCCGACGACCGCTCTCTTATTTTGCTTGCCTCGTCATTAAACGAAGGAAAGGAATTTTCCAAGCTCATTGCCGTAACCGACGATCTTGACATAAGAACGTGCAGCAACGTTCTTGCCTTTCAACGGCTTGCCGCTATGAGAGAAAAACAGGATCTCCGCTATGAAGACACCGTATACAAGTGGTTTGTCTTGCGGCAATATACGCAGGAGCATTTCAGATTTTTTAAAGAAAACCCTTTAGCCGTTTCGGACGAAAATAAAAAAAACATACTGCTTTTTAGGACGGCGGTTTTTACGCAGAACTATCAGTTCGCATACAAACAAATTAAAGAAATATCTTCGCTCATAAAAGACACAATCTCTAATGGCGAAGATCCGCGCTTTATAAGGCAGCTCATATCCGACATGGGCAAGGCCTGCCTTTTCGGGTCTGAAATAGGCTCTTTTATCGCCCAAGCCTCTCTTTTTGACGATTTTGCAATCCTGTCCGCTTCTAAAGGAGATTCGGAAACGGCTTTTTACGCATGGTTTTATGCCGCCCGCCTGTATGAAAAAGCCGGCGGTCATCATACCCTCGCTTCAGACCGGTACTTAAAAGCCATGGAAGCTTCCGTAACAGGAAATCAGTACGATAACGCTCTGTGGTATCTTTTAAATTTGGATCTTGGAATTTCAACTGATAAGGCAATACAGAGATTAGAGACCTACTGCACAAAGTGGAACGACCCCGAATATTTTTCCGACCTTTTTTATACAATGTCTGTCTTGTTGCTTTCGGGGCACAAGCTAAGTGATTTTTACAAGGTTTATACAATAATCAAAGATGTTGCCGACGAGGACGTCTGTGCAAAGTACGCTTATTTGAGCGCACGCCTTATCGAAACAAAACTTATCGAATCGGCGGCGGATCAAAAAACCGAAGAAGACATTCAAAAACTTTTTCGTGCCGCGCTGAAAGGCGGTTCCGTTTCTTATTACAAACTTTTGGCCGCGGAGCGCTTAAACCTTTCAGGGCAGGAACTGGAAAATGCATTGTTTTCTTTGAAAAGAAGAGATTCATTTGACGCTGACAAGGACGCAGAAAACCTTTTGCTGGGATATGCATCTTACGGGTTCCCTCAAAAGATATATTCGGCATGGGAACAATTTTATTTACAGAGAATACCGCTGGGGACGGACTGCCTTCTTTCCGTTTCCTCTTTTATAAACAAATGCTCTGGACAAATACCGGGCAATCTATACAAAAGCCTTCGCATAGCTTCGATCGCCGTAAATGAAAGCGATAGAATTCTATCAAAAAAAGATTTAAAAGAAGCTTACCCGCAAAATTATTCCGACTTGGTTTTCGACGCGTGTAAGGAATTCTCCTTGGATGAAGGAGTTTTATATGCGCTTATAAGAAGCGAAAGTTTTTTCGATCCCGACATAAGAAGTTCCGCCGGCGCCGTAGGATTAACGCAGCTTATGCATAGCACGGGGCAGGACATTGCAAATCGTCTCAAAGTCAAAGAATATGATCTGACGGACCCTCAAACAAGCGTCCGCTTCGGCGCTTATTATCTCAGCAATCTTATAGGAAGGCTGGATTCTTCGATATTGCTTGCAGCCTTCGCCTACAACAGCGGAATATCGCGTGTCAGGCGATGGGTGTCGAATTCAAAAAAAGAATTGGAAATTTCAAAAACGCTTCCGATGGATCTTTTTTTGGAGACGATTCCTTTTTCGGAAACGCGCGAATACGGGCGAAAGATAGTTTTTGCTGCGGCGATATACGGGTGGCTTTATTACGATATTACGCCGGGTGAAACGATCCGTAAAATTATGAAATAA
- a CDS encoding LysM peptidoglycan-binding domain-containing protein — protein MSKTIGIKLADGSFYPILEEGKPQKKRMELTTVKDNQETVQVDLYRSESQTMQDAEYVDSLQINNLAARPNGEPTLSFDITIDENNKLSALISDLESGEKNNISINLVNRPAEEREEPANFELVPESEVPDIDFDLGDSLGSESAAEKTQGGLLAAADAVKSDDDNFFDLPDFDADSDKPDFADRSNLSDQSGETNGINSTENFDKDGQSRTEDGLSFDDFYDKETLEGSGVSSEEVKKTKRHVIICLICAVICITATVLILFVVPSKLNLRTKKANKDAVKITPVAVEQPLAPPPEKPAPARSPAKENEIVVPPTPQVVPVVPAAKPESKKNISYKIKWGDTLWDISDAYYRNPWKYRKIANYNRIKNPDHIIAGTTIIIPAE, from the coding sequence ATGAGTAAAACAATCGGCATAAAACTTGCGGACGGATCTTTTTATCCTATACTTGAAGAAGGAAAACCTCAAAAGAAAAGAATGGAGTTGACAACCGTCAAGGACAATCAGGAGACTGTTCAAGTCGACCTATACCGGTCTGAAAGCCAAACCATGCAAGATGCAGAATACGTCGATTCCCTGCAGATAAACAACCTTGCCGCACGCCCGAACGGAGAACCTACCCTATCCTTTGACATAACGATTGACGAAAACAATAAGTTGTCCGCTCTGATCAGCGATCTTGAGTCCGGAGAAAAGAACAATATATCCATAAACCTTGTAAACCGTCCTGCAGAAGAACGCGAAGAACCGGCCAATTTTGAACTAGTTCCGGAGTCGGAAGTTCCCGACATTGACTTTGATCTCGGAGACAGTCTCGGCTCGGAATCTGCGGCCGAAAAAACACAGGGCGGATTGCTTGCCGCCGCAGATGCGGTAAAAAGCGACGACGATAACTTTTTTGATTTGCCCGATTTCGATGCAGACTCGGACAAACCCGATTTTGCCGACCGGAGCAACTTATCCGATCAATCCGGTGAAACGAACGGTATAAATTCGACTGAAAATTTTGACAAAGACGGGCAAAGCAGGACGGAAGACGGACTGAGCTTTGACGATTTTTACGATAAAGAAACCCTGGAAGGTTCAGGTGTGAGCAGCGAGGAAGTAAAAAAGACAAAACGGCACGTAATAATTTGCCTTATCTGCGCAGTTATCTGCATAACGGCTACAGTCTTGATCCTGTTCGTAGTTCCTTCAAAATTAAACCTTCGCACAAAAAAAGCAAATAAAGACGCTGTCAAGATCACACCTGTGGCCGTAGAGCAGCCTTTAGCTCCGCCGCCGGAAAAACCCGCGCCCGCTCGTTCCCCTGCAAAAGAAAACGAAATAGTAGTGCCGCCCACGCCTCAGGTAGTACCCGTCGTTCCCGCTGCAAAGCCCGAGAGCAAAAAAAATATTTCATACAAGATAAAGTGGGGAGACACCCTGTGGGATATTTCGGACGCATATTACAGGAACCCGTGGAAGTACCGCAAGATCGCAAATTATAATCGCATAAAAAATCCCGATCACATCATTGCCGGAACAACAATAATAATTCCTGCAGAATAA
- a CDS encoding phospholipase D-like domain-containing protein, with product MRMMDPEPKTDSFRYKRKVKKGSKKIIKVRRKSKKILTYLLFGRLLVILFLLAIQFLFLFSIGRFLNPILSYVVNGVDILSFIFIIFLVNNNSKPEFKLAWMIPVAVIPVFGVLFYIFFKTNIGAVGLRRALETTTKEMKDSLQPDPEVQVIVKHTPLLKDTAWYLQNSGGFPAYMNFTASYFPSGEANYSDIMAELKTAKHFVFIEYFIIGMGKIWDSILEILIKKAKQGVEIRVMYDGIGSMMLLPSGYPEYLGTFGIKAKVFAPLIPILSTHQNSRDHRKIFVIDGRVGYTGGVNIEDEYMNLRHTRFAYWKDTAVKISGQAVKTLTALFLQTWNLNEKKPDDWDFYTKMSDTPDVVPPLSLSGTLASSVLLQQNLSKLDAKTPPERTGGFVIPYGDDGVNLEDIAENVYCDILNKARWYVHITTPYMILDNTLETALTFAVKRGVEVSILVPAKADHFVTFCIGRTFIKTLIDKGVRVYEYVPGFIHAKMFISDGDRAVIGTINLDYRSLFHHFECGVFIYGNPVIRDMEDDFKLTQKNCREITLAEYKKIPVYQRMIGRVARVFSPLL from the coding sequence ATGAGAATGATGGATCCTGAACCTAAAACCGACTCGTTTAGATATAAACGAAAAGTAAAAAAAGGCTCAAAAAAGATCATAAAAGTCCGCCGTAAAAGCAAGAAAATTCTGACATACTTATTGTTCGGGCGGCTGCTTGTCATATTATTTCTTCTTGCAATACAATTTCTTTTTTTGTTTTCAATAGGACGCTTTTTAAACCCCATATTAAGCTATGTCGTAAACGGCGTCGATATATTAAGCTTCATATTCATAATTTTCCTTGTAAATAATAATTCAAAGCCGGAATTTAAACTTGCATGGATGATTCCCGTCGCAGTCATCCCCGTTTTCGGAGTCTTGTTCTACATATTTTTTAAGACGAATATCGGAGCCGTGGGATTACGCAGAGCTTTGGAGACGACCACAAAAGAAATGAAAGATTCTCTGCAGCCCGATCCCGAAGTTCAAGTTATCGTAAAGCACACGCCTCTATTAAAAGATACCGCTTGGTATTTACAAAATTCCGGCGGATTCCCCGCCTATATGAATTTTACAGCGTCCTATTTTCCCAGCGGAGAAGCCAATTACAGTGACATCATGGCGGAATTGAAAACGGCAAAGCATTTTGTCTTTATCGAATACTTTATAATCGGAATGGGAAAAATTTGGGATTCCATTCTTGAAATTCTCATAAAAAAAGCGAAACAAGGCGTTGAAATCAGGGTTATGTACGACGGAATAGGTTCAATGATGTTATTGCCTTCCGGTTATCCCGAGTATCTTGGTACCTTCGGCATAAAGGCAAAAGTTTTTGCGCCGTTGATCCCAATACTCTCAACGCATCAAAACAGCCGTGATCACCGAAAGATTTTTGTCATTGACGGGCGAGTAGGATATACGGGCGGAGTAAACATAGAAGACGAATACATGAACTTGCGCCATACCAGGTTTGCTTATTGGAAGGATACGGCAGTAAAGATAAGCGGACAGGCCGTAAAAACTCTTACGGCTCTGTTTCTTCAGACATGGAATTTAAATGAAAAAAAACCCGACGATTGGGATTTTTATACTAAAATGTCGGACACGCCCGATGTTGTTCCCCCTCTGTCGCTTTCCGGAACACTCGCTTCTTCCGTTTTATTACAACAGAATTTATCAAAGCTGGATGCAAAAACGCCGCCCGAGCGGACGGGCGGATTCGTAATTCCCTACGGCGACGACGGGGTAAACCTGGAAGACATTGCTGAAAACGTTTACTGCGATATTTTAAACAAAGCGCGCTGGTATGTTCACATTACAACTCCATACATGATATTGGACAACACGCTTGAAACCGCCTTGACCTTTGCCGTAAAACGTGGAGTAGAAGTCTCGATTCTGGTTCCTGCAAAGGCCGATCACTTTGTTACCTTCTGCATAGGGCGCACGTTTATAAAAACACTTATCGACAAGGGCGTTCGCGTCTACGAATACGTACCCGGCTTTATACATGCAAAGATGTTCATTTCGGACGGAGACCGCGCAGTTATCGGAACGATCAACTTGGATTATAGAAGCCTGTTTCATCATTTTGAATGCGGCGTCTTTATTTACGGAAATCCCGTTATCCGAGATATGGAAGACGATTTTAAATTGACGCAAAAAAACTGCCGCGAAATTACCTTAGCGGAATATAAAAAAATACCGGTCTATCAAAGAATGATAGGCCGGGTCGCAAGAGTGTTTTCGCCTCTTTTATAA